In Aggregatibacter sp. 2125159857, one DNA window encodes the following:
- a CDS encoding shikimate 5-dehydrogenase, translated as MLNKDTQLCMSLSGRPGNFGTTFHNYLYQKLGLNFIYKAFTTDDIEHAVKGIRALGIRGSAVSMPFKESCMPFLDEISPSAQAIESVNTIVNDNGVLRAYNTDYIAIVKLIEKYQLNKNDRVIVHGSGGMAKAVVAAFKHSGFEKLNVFARNEKTGSYLAALYGYGYIASLENQTAEILVNVTPIGMKGGKEAFDLAFPEAMIRQAKTAFDVVAQPADTPLIKTAHALGKQTISGAEVIVLQAVEQFELYTGKRPSEALIAEAADYARKNA; from the coding sequence ATGCTTAACAAAGATACCCAACTCTGTATGTCCCTCTCCGGTCGCCCCGGTAATTTCGGCACCACCTTTCACAATTATCTTTATCAAAAACTCGGCTTGAATTTTATTTATAAAGCCTTCACTACCGATGACATCGAACATGCCGTCAAAGGCATTCGAGCCTTAGGTATTCGCGGAAGCGCAGTGTCCATGCCTTTCAAAGAAAGTTGCATGCCATTTTTAGACGAGATCTCCCCTTCCGCACAAGCCATTGAATCGGTCAATACCATCGTCAATGACAACGGTGTTTTACGCGCCTACAACACCGACTATATTGCCATTGTTAAACTTATCGAAAAATACCAATTGAATAAGAATGACCGTGTAATCGTGCATGGCAGCGGCGGCATGGCAAAAGCAGTCGTGGCGGCATTTAAACATTCAGGCTTTGAAAAACTCAACGTCTTCGCCCGCAACGAAAAAACAGGCAGCTATTTAGCCGCACTTTATGGCTACGGTTATATCGCATCCCTCGAAAACCAAACTGCCGAGATTCTCGTTAACGTCACGCCAATCGGCATGAAAGGCGGAAAAGAAGCTTTCGATCTTGCCTTCCCCGAAGCCATGATCCGTCAAGCCAAAACCGCATTTGATGTGGTTGCTCAACCTGCCGACACACCATTAATCAAAACCGCCCATGCCTTAGGTAAACAAACCATCTCCGGCGCGGAAGTGATTGTGTTACAAGCCGTCGAACAATTTGAACTCTATACCGGCAAAAGACCAAGCGAAGCACTCATCGCCGAAGCGGCAGATTATGCGAGAAAAAATGCCTAA